The Panicum virgatum strain AP13 chromosome 6K, P.virgatum_v5, whole genome shotgun sequence nucleotide sequence CACCAAggaaggaaaaacaaaaaaaaagcgcAAATGAAGATCGAGGTAGCAGGCATGAAACAGCCCAATTCATTCTCAAATCTCAATTATGGATAGTTTAGAGCTACTGCATTTTTTCTCAAGACTGAATACACTAGTTGTACTGTACAACTAGTGTATTGATCACAGAATCTTCAAATGATTTATATGTTACATAAAACACATCGACAGCATGGCCGATTCAGGTGTTCAGAATACTATATGACATCCAATGGCTAGTGCTATATCAGTTGCAGAATGTAAATGTTGAAATGGTAAATATCATACAGACACATTATACTAAATGTCATACAGGCACATTGAAGTACAGTTAACTATGTGGTATTCAGAGCGGAAAATATTGATTAGTAATAACATTCGCATCCCTCAGTTCCAAGTTTTGATTGCTGGTAATGAACATTCATTTGCTGATCATAAACTCATCAAATTAAGGATATCTATTCATGCTTGTATCGCTAATAAGGAAGCCTGACGAATTCACCTACAATTATTTCCTATTATGTCCGTTCCTGCTGTTGTGCGAATTAAAAGCAGCAAATCCTACATCGACCTTACAAGTACACAGCTCAAGGTCATTCTTCTCCCGAACCAATACTAGCACCATAAAATTCCCAATTCTCCAATGTTAAAATATCATAGAGAGAAACACTGCAGCAGAAAACTGACAGCCAACCAATGATCAAAGCAGAATATAGTGACTAGAGAGTGACATTCACATTCCTCTGCTCCATATTTGCAGATAGTAAGTTCTTAAAATTGGTATCCATTCATGTCAGTATTTACAAGTACAACATATATTCATTTCCTTTATATGTTCGCTCTTCATGTTGCATGAATTAAATGATTAAAAGCAGCAGATTCTACATTAAGTACAAACTCATGATAATCCCCACTTCCTTCCAAACTAAAACCACCAGTATCTGTTATGTGCGCGGTGAGATTGAGGCCGCGCTACAGTACCGCGGGTACTGTTTGCAGATTGGATCGCGGCGGTGGCTAAGGCTGCAGGGGCGCTGGAAACGCTGGCCGCTGGGCttcgcccacggccggcaagagagaagggatttccttctaatctctttattcattagattgatacatctcctctccttatatagagaggtttacttaacccctaagcaagcgactaatAAACCCTAATGGACTAAGGCCCAATAagcccttgactcctctaacactACACCTCACCTGGACATGCAGCTTGTCCTCAAGCTGCAATCTAACGATGACGCTAACAATGACTCCACTAGACACAAACCAAACTCCTAAGAACAAGCCTTTTACATCTCGGCTTATTTTAAATAGATTGTGACTCTTTATTTTTGACGACTCCTGAAGATACAGCGGTGTCGGGGACtacgattaggggcaccctaatcggggtactaaaatcaccctaaaaacacaaacacataatAGGCAActaagcccacgaaggcctacggcctccttccaatctggaagaaaggaaaggactcaaagaagcccagcacgcggcccatccgcaccccctcggacccgcggggtgatctccgcctcgctcgagggctcccatcgagacccttgACCGCgtcccgcgtctccgcctcgctcaagggtagcgagcctaccctcggggaggcgaatcgtcaccgcctcgctcgagggtagtgaACCTATCCTCGAGCGGGGCGAAtcgtctccgtctcgctcgaggccacccctcaacGAAAAGGACAAAcagcccttccgctcacccgcccgtcgtacggaggcattaaatggcaaccactcctccacagcgcccaggtcagatggcgtcaggccgccattccccacagtggctgtgaccggagtcccgtccgccaactccggtcactactccgccatcccggacgctgtggcaacactgtgggGAACCTGCGACACGGTACGAGACGTGCGCGGCAtagctcccgttactattctgccaactcctgctgtccggactccacctcaccacaccaacggccccggacccgtcccctgctcgggaagggatccgacgtcgccacgtgtcccccaaggagggatgctcagcactagcagccggaggcccggacctcccccctagaggggtccgggacctccacgtgactcccggACCCCCTTAGCGCACGCGCTAGCACTCCACCCAGGGGGGCCGGGACCGCCCCACTACCGCTggagcacatatatatgcaagaccctggcctgcagggcccacgcaacgccgccacgccacacctggaagacggtacaccctacagcgacgaccacgccgcctgctggggctgtcaGGACGCCGGCGTGACCTCCGCAAGGccgaggacgatgcccaggacgactgccacacccgacgccatgccccacagtatacttcccacagtgctcgaccactgcacccccgcgattcggggaaaagacgatgacttccacgatcccctacGCATGTACACCGCTGAGCCTCCGATATTGGCACACACCTCAATTAAATccttctctagcagagacttgggagcttccctccctctctcgcctcgcctgtaccccctactacaggcacctccggtgcaagataatatagtgccctcgcacaccccttgctgcacgtacggccccgtggccggaaccaggataaacccgtgcgatactgtgttgcctcttgcatcaacatctaggacgaggaaacacgcagcagcattactagttgggtccggaccgccgggtcaggacaccgacaggcGGGTACCGTCCGCGTGCTGGATCTGTATGTATGTCGCCGCCTGGATCCCATGGAGACCATCGGAACGAGAGAGGAGCGCGGGTACGGCCACCTGGAATTAGTTGGGACCGCGTCCAGCAGAGACGTCCTCGCTGCAGCCGGTAGCGGAAAGCGGTGGAACTAGGCAGTGCGTCCCCGCCGACAACAAAGAGCTAACTGCCTCCCCTACCACCATTGCTGCCGTAGAGTTGGAGGTTGCCGACGCCGACTGCGGAGACAACACCCTACTCGCGCGTGAAGATAGCAGCAAACCGGCGTGATTGTTGGTGGCCGTCCGACGGGACGTGGACACGCCCCCCTTTGCCGAGGTCGGCCGTCGTCAAGGCCGCCTCGTGCATCTGTCGGCGCATCTCTTACAGCCGACGCCGAGTTAGGAGGCCGCGTGCGGCAGTCTGCAGCCGCACCGCCGCAAACACATGGCAGCCTGCAGCCTGTAGCGGCACCGCCGCTGCCTGGATGCCAGCCACGCCCCCGTAGAAGATGCCCTCGCAGTGCTGCTGTGGTGGCATGGGGCTGGGGGCGGTGAACGACGGGAAGGCGGCCgtggccatggtggcggcggccgtgaAGGAAGAGCTCCCCAGCGAAGTAGATCCATACCccggtgttggtgtatattgagcacatgtatagaggcccatctagaggcccatgtatagaaactatatatcccacctttctagggtttggaggaacagagacacaattattctctccatcatggtatcattagcctggGTTAGatttcctctctcctccctcctaccccagccgccgccgacaGCCATGGCCGGctgccggcgccccctcctctctcctccttccctcccctcccctcatcctctgctgccgccgccgggccggccgccaaatccgccgccgccgccgcctggtccTCCTCTGCAGCCGCTGCCGGGCCAGCCGCCAgatcccctgccgccgccgcctggtcttcctctgctgctgccgccgggccggccgccggcacccctgatgccgccgccgcctggtccTTGGTCGCGCAGAGGCCGCCGGCTCCCGCCACCGCGGATCTCGCCCTGCACGTGCCACCgccggctcccgctcctgcaggatcccgccgccgccgccgccaccgccgcgggcgCAGGGGGGCGCGGTTTCTCCACCCCTGGCGCAGCTCCCTGCGCCGGCCACGGGCTTCTGGCCGCCTCCCCCTGTGCCGACCCTTGGCGCGACTGGACCAGGGGACGCGCCGGCCCCGGCCGCGATTGCAGCAGGGGGCGCGCGTGCAGGCTCGGAccccgcccctgcccctgcaGCTACCATCGCCCCTGCGGCCGCTGCAACCGCTGCAGCTGCAGGGATCCTGTGGGCGCGTGGGCCCCCGGCGCGGTCGCTCCTCCCCGTCCTCCCTACCGCGGGCTGGGCATGCCCcccggggagcgccgccgcggccctcgcCGCGGGCTCGCGGCCCCTCGTCGCCGGAGTTCCTACGGCCAacgacgccctcgccgccgccgcgcatgaGCGCGCACAGGAGGTGCTGCGGGACCTCGAGGCCAAGctcgtccaggccgccgcctccctcgccgccgcgcacgctgcgcaggccgtcgcgcccgccgtgCACCCCGCGCAGGTCGTCGCGCCAGGGACCCCGCGCGGGCcgctgcctccctcgccgccgcgcgcgccgcgcaggCTGCCGCCTCCGGCGCATGGCTGCCCcagggcgccgctgccgccccgtcCACCGGATGCGCCTTCAATGGGGCCCCTACTGCCCGACTTCCCGTGCACGCGCCCGTGCTCGCGACGGCCGCGCTGGCCATGGCGCGCGTGCCTGCCCCCgcgcccgcggtcgcgccgttctggacaccgcccgctcagcccagctagcagccgacctggcctggggatgggaccaggccgcactggcgcagtccttcagcgccatggggcggacgccgccggtcagcaccgagtggatcgccgactcgggtgcctcttTCCAGACCACccctgatgccggtatcctctcttctgtccgacccccacacccctcttgtccttccattatggttggtgacgggtcttgccttcctgtcaccgccgtcggttctgctcctggttctTTTCGTCTTCCGAATGTCCTTGTTTCTCCTCgaatggttcataaccttctttctattcgtCAGTTTACCGCTGACAACTCTTGCTCCATCGAGTTTGactcttctggcctcactgtaaaggattcggcctcccggcgtccgctcctccggtgtgacagcacggggcctctttacacccttcgccttccgtcttccgctgcaccactctcgccttcttcgtctgccgcttttgccgtgacgccgtcttccacacctggcaccgccgtcttggtcaccctggccacGACGTTCtagctcagctcagtcgtagtactgatgttcctggtactaggactcctgctgagcacctctgccatgcgtgccagcttggtcgtcatgttcggcttcctttttcctcatcttcttcgcatgcgacgcatgccttcgatcttgttcactgtgacctgtggacctctcctgttctCAGCCATGCGCGGCCACGAGGTCTCCTGCTGTGCCACGCGCGACCCCAgtgcctcctcctgcacctgcgcggtacgctcagccggtgcaggtgtaccggcgtcgttcgtcgccgacaccggcgccgcctccggctccggaggctcctgtgATGCCTACACAggaaccgtcgccgccgcctccgccgactcgctctcgagtcgagctggaggtgtaccacccgccagtcctccatcgggatcctcggcacatccatcccatggtgactcggcggatggtgtctcaggccgcgactctctccaccaccgagggggagccgcgggtctctccagtaccctcctctgtccgcgacgccctggcggaccctcactggcgtcgcgcgatggaagaggagtacgcggctcttctcgcCAACCAgatgtgggacctcgtgccgcgtccgtctggtggcAATGTGGTCacaggcaagtggatctggacgcataagcgtcgggctgacgacACActtgagcgctacaaggctcgctgggtacTCCGAggtttcacccagcggcctggtgtggactacgaTAAGACCTCTCGCTACgatgcgcacggtcctctcgctcgcACTCTATCGCTCCtagcctgtgcaccagctggatgtgaagaatgtgtttcttcacggcactctgtcagagactgtctattgctctcagccagcgggatttgtggactcgagtcgtccggatatggtctgccggctcaacatgtccctctatggtctgaagcaggctcctcgggcctggtactctcggttcgccacgttcttgctgactttgGGGTTCACTGAGGCCAAGgctgacacttctctgttcatctaccgccgtggggatgagactgcctacctgctgctcaatgttgatgatattgtgctcaccgcctccagtcagcagttgcttgagCGCGTCATCTTCTCTCTGCAGTgggagtttgctatgaaagatcttggtcagctccaccacttcttgggcgttacTATTGAGACTCGCCCGTCTAGCctgttccttcaccagcggcagtatgcacttgacattctggagcgggctgggatgactgattgcaagccatgctcCACTCCTATCGATACTCaagcgaagctgtctgctgatctgggtgatcccgtggctgatcctactgcctaccggagcctcgccggtgccttgcagtacctgaCCTTCACCCGGGCGGATCTCACctatgccgttcagcaggtctgtcttcacatgcatgatcctcgggagtctcaccttgctgcactgaagcgtctcctccgctatgTCCGTGGCACTGTTGACTTCAGcttggttcttcaccgctctcccacctctgagctggtggtctacaccgacgctgactgggctggctgcccggacactcgccgctccacttccggctacgccgtcttcctgggcggcaaccttgtctcctggtcgtccaagcggcagccggttgtctcccgctccagtgccgaggcagagtaccgggctgtcgctaatggcgtggcggaggcgtcctggctatgacagctcttggcggagctccacaacccgctcgccaagagcacgctcgtctactgcgacaacgtcagcgtcgtgtatctctccaccaaccccgttcagcatcagcggacgaagcacgtggagatcgacctacacttcgtgcgcgacaaggtcgccgtcggcgatgttcgggtagtccatgtcccgaccacctcccagtttgccgacatcttcaccaagggactaccctcctcgaccttcccggagtttcgctccagcctcaacgtagcaggtggctagttatGGCTGCGATGGGGTATTTGTCCTTTgtactttcttcttgtccagtcttgaacaccgtttCGACAGTAGTTCAAACTGCatgggggtgttggctttcttgttgtccagtcttgaacagcactgcgccggtagttcaaactgcggggggtgttggtgtatattgagcccatgtatagaggctcatgtataggaactatataccccacccttctagggtttggaggaatagagacacaattattctctccatcaccCGGCATCCCGTAGGAGAAGGGCGCGGTGGAGGTCGGCGCGCGCTGCGACTCCAACGCCGCCAGGCGCGCCTTGATGTCGTTCGTCGATGACGTCAAGGCGTCCAGGCGGCCGAGAATCTTGGTCATCATGGCCGCCAGTCCGTCGATGGTCGTCGGTGTAGGGTTCTTGCCTTTGTCGCCTGGCATAGCTGATACCAGGTTGTTATGGGCGTTGTTGGGATTGCAGAtcgtgagagagggagagggcggtggctgctgaCGCGCTACAGTACCCGCGGTGCTAAGTACCTGCGGTACTGTTCACAGATTGGATCGTGGCGGTGGCTAGGGCTGCAGGGGCGCTGGAaacgccggccgcggggcttcgcccacggccggcaagagagaagggatttccttctaatctcttCCTTCATTAGATTGACacatctcctctccttatatagagaggtttacttgacccctaagcaagcgactaataaaccctaatgggctaagaCCCAATAagcccttgactcctctaacagTATCCATCCCGAATTCCCAATCCTCTAAGCAGGCACTATGTTCATCACACGTTGGTGTGCGAGTAAAACAACAGATTCGAAGGTGAGGAGTGTAGAGAGGAAATCCAGGACAGGAGTTGCAGAGCAAAGGAAAATCAGACCTTGGATTGCTCCAAGAGATGATAATAGAAGCAAAGATTGTTCGAATGACCAAAACCACAATGCTTGTGATCTCAGTATTAGCACTAGTGCTACATCAGTTTCACAATGTTGAAATATCAGCAGAGTTACATAATACAGACACACTTAATATCATTCGCAATGATCGACAGGTAGGCCAATCAAGCATTCAGAGAAGGGCAAATTGAGTATAGGTATCATAAGTACCATTCCCATCCCTTAGTTCCAAATTTCGGTTGCTGATAGTAATGAAACATGTATTTGTTGATTACAAGTCTATACATACATTGATTATATCCAAATTAACCCAGCTCCATTTCACAATTCATAGATGTGCAGTCTTCCTGTTGCGTGCTTTAAAAGCAGTGAGTGTATCCTACATGAACCCTTACAGACAGGTACAGAGAACAGAAGTCATGATTATTCTTCTTGTCCCCAACCAATATACCACTACCATTCTAACAAGTACTAGTATTATGTTCATGATGACATGTTTTGGCGCGTAAAGTTACAGATTAcaacaagcaagcaagcaagctgaTGCTGAATTGGtgatggaggaggagccccaggaaATACAAGCAGGAAAGGATTTCCTTCCAATCATCCAGCCAAGAgccaggagagggaggaagagggaTGTGGTGGAGCGAGCAGGGGATGGAATGGATGAAGCAGGGAAGCAAGCAAGCATATATCGTACAGCATTATATTTGTTCAGACCTGGAATTGCTCCATCTGTACGTCTGATGCCTTGAGCGGGACGTATTCTCCGAGGTATACCTCGAGGTGGtcggagatgccggccttgtCGATGCTCTCGTGGTGGTAGCTCTTGCAGACGAGGTAGACGAGCGTCTGCGCGACGAGCGCGAGCATGACGACGCAGGAGAGCGCGGCAAgcgcgaggaggccgaggaggagcctggTTGGCGCGGAGGATCCTCCCTTGATGACCCAGGCGCGGAAGGCGAGCTCGACGACCGCGAAGACTAGGTTGAGCGTGACGAagatggcggtggcggtggggagCTTCCCCCGGATGAGGTCCTTGCTCTTGCGCATGGCGGCGAAGCCCTTGTAGTCCTCGAGCACGGAGACGACGCTGGCGAggtgccagacgacgctgagGTAGACGAGGCCGGCGAGGTAGGCGAGGAGGACAAGGAAGGCGAGCAGGCCCGCGAGGCCCGAGCCGTtgtcggcggcgacgaggaggccgacgaggacgaggacggcggcggcgttgtaGGCGAAGAGGAGCGCGAAGGCGGCGAGGAACGTCGCGGCGAGTCGCCTCCAGACGCGGGGCACGACGGAGAGCACCCGCGGGAAGGAGAGCGCGTCGTGCTTGGCGGAGTAGAGGGAGGCGACGGAGAagacggaggcggcggtggcgaggagcgagaggaggaggagagcgagGAGGTAGGCGGCCTtgaagaggaggagggcgagccagtcggaggcgaggcgggagaggaggcggcgctgggcgtCGGAGCCCGGGGAGGAGGCGTCGAGCGCGGTGTCGTCGGAGTCGATGTGGCGGAAGAGGGCGTGGGAGATGGCGatgtggaggaggaagagggcggAGAGCGGGAggacgaaggcggcggcgatgcgggcGAAGAGCGGGCGGTGCGGGCCGCGGAGGACCTGCGCGGAGGCGGCGTAGACGCCCGCGGCGCCCAGGAACTGCAGCTCCTCGGGCTCGCACTCCATGGCCTGGATCTGTGGCCTGTGGGTGGGGGATTGGGATTGCTTGGCCTGAATTTTTGACCGACCGGAAGGGGGAATGGGGGccgcgagaggaagaggaagcaaGGCGGAAGGGGGAATGCCGGCCCAACGCGTTGGTGTTGGTGTTGGTGTTGGTGTTAATGGTAATCAATCGTGTGATGATGGGGTCAAAGTCTGGTGGtgatggacgacgacgacgacgacaacgcgATGCCCAGCGTTGATCCCCTGACCTGACATCCTAATACATACGCCGACAATTTGTGTATCACCATCACGTTCGCTAATAGCAAGAATCATGGTCCACGCGCCGGACTATATGATAATAGATTATTCATAATGTAATGCTATACAACTACACTGTAAACACCTTTATTTCGTTGGGTCATCCATCCATCGGTTCGCCAGCCAGTCCCTATCGATTTGGGCCGCTGATGCTAATGGCCAGTAGACAGCTGACAGCCCATCTGCTTACTGCGGGCCTCTCGCGACACAGAAACGGGCTGGGCTTCTTTCCTCGGATCTTGAATACTAACTAGTAGgcaattttgtttcttttttggcCGATCTAGGCTGGCTGGGAATTAATAAAGCAAGCAAAGGAGCGATGCGCGTGGCGCACTCGCTTCTCCCCCGTCTTCAATTCATGGCCGCCCACGACCCCTCCTCGCCGCTCCCGTGGCCGcgcccggcgcccctcctcctcctcctgctcgcgctcctcgccgcctcctACCTCGCCCTCACGCGcctcccgcccgccgcgcctctCTCCGCGCTCCTGATCGCAGcgcaccctcctcctcctgctgctccccgCGGCGAACCCCCCGCCACCAGCAGCTGCGCCGGCTTCTACGCCGGCGCGGGCCCGGCGCGCGCGGTGTCGGCGTCGGTGGAGGAGTTCGGCGCCGTGGGCGACGGCGTCACCTCCAACACCGCGGCGTTccggcgcgcggtggcggagctGGACGAGAGGGCCTGCGGGCGAGGAGCCACGCTGGAGGTGCCGCCGGGGAGGTGGCTCACGGGGAGCTTCAACCTCACCAGCCGATTCACCCTCTTCCTGCACCACGGCGCGCTCATCCTCGGCTCCCAGGTCCGTGTCGTCCTCGTCCATCCATTATTCCAATATTCCATCATACTCTCCCTATAATAGTAAGGATGATGAGTagcctcttctcttctcttctcttctcttctctaatAATGCCTAATAATCCCTCAACCTTCAATTCTTCGCCTGCATGCTTGCATGATTCGATTCGTCTTCTTAGGTTGTTATATATACTAGAACAACATTAATTGCAACTGCAACGCCTTTGGATGCACAGCACGAATATAGTTTGAAAACCTTTGCATTTCAGCTCAGCATGCACCCAAATTGCTCTTCAATTGCCATTGATAGACATTACAATTACATTCATCGGTTCAGAAATAATTGCTAGCTCCAAAACCTGCACATTGGAATCTCGGTTCGTCGGTTGGATTGCGCTGCGTCTGAGGTCAAACCAGCTGTGCCCGATTCGGCGCTCCTGCCTTCACATGCAACGATCCGTGGGACCAATAAACAAGGAGGGGAGGTCATGTATGTGTTGGAGAGAGTCACATGCTTGGACGGCCGGGGCCTCTCTGGCTGCTTCCTTGTCACCTCTGCCACCTCGTGAGATGTTATTCTAAGCCGCCCGCTGTGCCTTTGCGTTGTCCCTACTGCTGCTTCGACTCGGAATTGCCAATGGCCCCCCACTTGATGCCTCCTTGGCTCTTTCTACTTTACATTGCTTCCACTCCCGTCTTATCTGTTTCTGGCTTTCTGCTAAAGCCAACACAGGGTCACACAAATCTCTACTTTGGAGCTTTGTGCAGGAACCAATCCCCACCTTTTGTACATCTCAATATATATCTGATAGCCATGCCAGTGTGCCAATCTGTACGGGCTAGCCTGCATTCATGTGGGGTGGTTCAGTAGGAATTGGTTGCAAACAACTATGATTGAGAACGTGGCACTTCTCCTGTACACCCActtttcaaaaaagaagaaaactgGCACAGTATTGACAACAACCAAGTTCTTGCTGGAACTGGTGAGTTCCAGTTGGAACAAACTGATAATTTCAAACCTGCACATGGATGCCTATTGTGTTATTGCATTTGTGTCAACCATGACAAACAGCACTCACATACAAAGGCACAGTTGCATGATTTGTACTACAACACTGTAGACTCATCAAGTCATTATAATATCAACATGATGGCATTATAATACCAGCATGATAGCATGGGGGAACAATCTTTTTAAGGGGGACCGTGCACTGGATTCTATATTAAATATTTATGCTTTCACATTTAAGTATACGGATGCCCAGCACTTTATACTTGTGTATGCTGGTTATCAAAACTGCATTGTATTAGGCTGGCATGCTAAACTGTGATATGCAGGATCCAGAAGAGTGGCCTCTCATTGCCCCTTTGCCATCTTACGGGCGTGGAAGGGAACGATTGGGGCCACGCCATATCAGCCTCATTCATGGAGAGGGCTTAAATGATGTTGTTGTTACTGGTACGATGACCTGTGTCTACTTTATTTCAAGATTGGCTAACAAATCAAAATTTGCATGACAAGGTGCAGCTGAAACAAAGATTAGTGATGGAATTAAACCAAATCATCTTGTATCAATAATCGCATAGACTTAAACTTTAATTGATCATATTGTATCTAGGATTAGCGGTGATTTATTTATGACTTGAAAACGCCCTTCCCAAATTTCAGGCAACAATGGGACCATAGATGGCCAAGGAGAGATGTGGTGGGAGCTGTGGTGGAATCGAACTTTGAATCACACAAGGGGCCATCTTGTCGAGCTTACCAACTCAACCAACATCCTAATCTCTAATATCACACTACGCAACTCCCCATTCTGGACGGTGCATCCAGTCTACAGCAGGTCAGTTTACCATGTTGTTAGCACATTCTTTCTCCATTTCCTAACACAAAATGCTTCTTCATTTTTCACTCTACTTAAACCAAGCACTGAGCAGgagaatgttttttttttcttttttatttatcagCAACGTGGTGATGAAGGATTTGACCATACTGGCTCCCCTAAATGCTCCAAACACCGATGGCATTGATCCAGGTTTGTGTTGTTACTTTCATCACATTTTCCTACTACCTTCTCCCTTCTGATAATTGGATCTAGTAAAATGGAGCTGTATCTCATTGTTTTCTATACATTTGGGATTTTGAGCAGCTGGAATTTTCACATTCGTATGATGACCTTGCCAATCTCTGTTGACAGATTCAAGCTCAGAAGTTTGTATTGAGGACTGCTATATTGAAAGCGGAGATGATCTAGTAGCTGTCAAAAGTGGCTGGGATCAGTATGGGATCTCTGTTGGCAAACCAAGTACAAACATTGTCATCCAGAGGGTTTCAGGCACAACTCCAACGTGCTCAGGTGTAGGTTTTGGAAGCGAGATGTCAGGAGGCATATCTAATGTGCTTGTCCGTGACCTCCACGTGTGGAATTCGGCACAAGCAGTGAGGCTGAAGACCGACGTAGGGCGGGGTGGGTACATAACTAACATCACTATAACCAATGTGACAATGGAGAAGGTCAAGGTACCAATAAGGTTTAGTCGGGGTGCAGATGACCATTCAGATGACAACTATGACCGAACCGCACTGCCAAGGATCAGTAATGTGCTTATCAGTGGTATTGTCGGTGTTGACCTGCAGCGTGCGCCAATGCTGGAGGCAGTGGCTGGTGCAGTTTATGAAGGGATCTGCTTTCGAAATGTTAGCTTAAGAGGCATAAGGCGGCAGGGTAGATGGCATTGTGAGTCCGTGTACGGAG carries:
- the LOC120711118 gene encoding probable polygalacturonase yields the protein MRVAHSLLPRLQFMAAHDPSSPLPWPRPAPLLLLLLALLAASYLALTRLPPAAPLSALLIAAHPPPPAAPRGEPPATSSCAGFYAGAGPARAVSASVEEFGAVGDGVTSNTAAFRRAVAELDERACGRGATLEVPPGRWLTGSFNLTSRFTLFLHHGALILGSQDPEEWPLIAPLPSYGRGRERLGPRHISLIHGEGLNDVVVTGNNGTIDGQGEMWWELWWNRTLNHTRGHLVELTNSTNILISNITLRNSPFWTVHPVYSSNVVMKDLTILAPLNAPNTDGIDPDSSSEVCIEDCYIESGDDLVAVKSGWDQYGISVGKPSTNIVIQRVSGTTPTCSGVGFGSEMSGGISNVLVRDLHVWNSAQAVRLKTDVGRGGYITNITITNVTMEKVKVPIRFSRGADDHSDDNYDRTALPRISNVLISGIVGVDLQRAPMLEAVAGAVYEGICFRNVSLRGIRRQGRWHCESVYGEAHGVFPAPCEELRENRSSSWCGFS
- the LOC120711117 gene encoding uncharacterized protein LOC120711117, producing the protein MECEPEELQFLGAAGVYAASAQVLRGPHRPLFARIAAAFVLPLSALFLLHIAISHALFRHIDSDDTALDASSPGSDAQRRLLSRLASDWLALLLFKAAYLLALLLLSLLATAASVFSVASLYSAKHDALSFPRVLSVVPRVWRRLAATFLAAFALLFAYNAAAVLVLVGLLVAADNGSGLAGLLAFLVLLAYLAGLVYLSVVWHLASVVSVLEDYKGFAAMRKSKDLIRGKLPTATAIFVTLNLVFAVVELAFRAWVIKGGSSAPTRLLLGLLALAALSCVVMLALVAQTLVYLVCKSYHHESIDKAGISDHLEVYLGEYVPLKASDVQMEQFQV